The following proteins are encoded in a genomic region of Chloracidobacterium sp.:
- the cyaB gene encoding class IV adenylate cyclase, with the protein MAIEIEKKYKIDADIAARLAEKLVSIGAEFAYERSEENYLHRGGTVDARSIVLRVRKTDDTATLTYKERIDPSSEFKKQIEFETEIGDAAAMEEIIERLGFSLAAVYEKHRKAWNWGGVEIVLDELPFGRYMEIEGPPDGIRDAEKTLGIEHLEVELKSYPSLTLKFGILRDGVVEARFDRKK; encoded by the coding sequence ATGGCGATCGAGATCGAAAAGAAATATAAGATCGACGCAGACATTGCCGCTCGGCTTGCCGAAAAGCTCGTGTCTATCGGGGCCGAGTTCGCATATGAGCGATCGGAGGAAAATTATCTGCATCGCGGCGGCACGGTGGACGCCCGTTCGATCGTGCTTCGCGTGCGCAAAACGGACGACACCGCGACACTCACCTATAAGGAAAGGATCGACCCTTCGAGCGAATTCAAGAAACAGATCGAATTCGAGACCGAGATCGGCGATGCCGCCGCAATGGAGGAGATCATCGAACGGCTCGGTTTTTCGCTTGCTGCTGTTTACGAAAAACACCGAAAGGCCTGGAACTGGGGCGGTGTCGAGATCGTGCTCGACGAGCTTCCGTTCGGCCGCTATATGGAGATCGAAGGGCCTCCCGATGGTATTCGTGATGCCGAAAAGACCCTCGGCATCGAGCATCTTGAAGTGGAGCTGAAAAGCTATCCGAGCCTGACCTTGAAGTTCGGCATACTTCGGGACGGTGTTGTTGAGGCAAGGTTCGACCGCAAGAAATAA
- a CDS encoding BrxA/BrxB family bacilliredoxin, giving the protein MPYPEAMIHGMRQELSALGIEETKTPDAVEAAIRETEGTVMIVVNSVCGCAAGGVRPGIAMAMQHAENKPDRSITVFAGADIDATEAARGHFEGYMPSSPSIGILKDGQLVQMFERRDLEGRHPAMIAQTLMEAFDKYCVHSDAAAN; this is encoded by the coding sequence ATGCCGTATCCGGAAGCAATGATCCATGGAATGCGCCAAGAGCTTTCTGCTCTCGGCATCGAAGAAACCAAGACACCTGATGCCGTTGAGGCGGCGATCCGCGAGACAGAAGGAACGGTGATGATCGTTGTAAATTCTGTCTGCGGCTGTGCGGCCGGCGGCGTTCGTCCCGGCATCGCGATGGCAATGCAGCATGCCGAAAATAAGCCCGACCGCTCGATCACAGTTTTCGCCGGTGCCGATATCGATGCTACCGAGGCGGCTCGCGGGCACTTTGAAGGCTATATGCCGTCGTCGCCGTCGATAGGGATCTTGAAGGACGGGCAACTTGTACAAATGTTCGAACGCCGCGACCTCGAAGGCCGACACCCCGCGATGATCGCTCAAACCTTGATGGAAGCGTTCGACAAATATTGCGTTCACTCGGATGCGGCGGCCAACTGA